One stretch of Prunus persica cultivar Lovell chromosome G1, Prunus_persica_NCBIv2, whole genome shotgun sequence DNA includes these proteins:
- the LOC18790752 gene encoding uncharacterized protein LOC18790752 — protein MQRKSIFQFYCFLFFLGLASAAQRDTSVTPFKKFFVRIVNNLDAKKLDFECKSQEDVIARSLAARGDEFEFGFRLDIQLSTYYFCDLWYLNYHVGFHAFQVDEQLLDLCGGVHCIWQAQEDGIYLYNIQRGNWLRKYSWEKMGK, from the coding sequence atgcaGAGAAAATCAATTTTCCAGTTCtattgttttctcttcttccttggGTTAGCATCTGCTGCCCAACGAGACACTTCTGTCACACCTTTCAAGAAGTTCTTTGTACGCATTGTTAACAATCTGGACGCTAAGAAGCTGGACTTCGAATGCAAATCACAAGAAGATGTTATTGCGCGTAGCCTTGCTGCTCGTGGggatgagtttgaatttggatttCGTCTCGACATCCAATTAAGCACATATTATTTCTGCGATTTATGGTACTTGAATTACCATGTTGGTTTTCATGCATTTCAAGTTGATGAACAACTTTTGGACCTCTGTGGTGGAGTTCATTGCATATGGCAAGCGCAAGAGGATGGGATCTACTTGTATAACATCCAGCGGGGTAATTGGTTAAGGAAGTATTCTTGGGAGAAAATGGGAAAATGA
- the LOC18793045 gene encoding zinc finger protein CONSTANS-LIKE 15, with amino-acid sequence MASPKSRSGEGVPCDFCTDQPAVLYCKADSAKLCLFCDQHVHSANLLSRKHVRSQICDNCASEPVSVRCSTDNLVLCQECDWDAHGSCSVSAAHDRTPLEGFSGCPSALQLASLLGLDLHDKNVPGQPDPQLQNWDMGMPSLDSSWSGMGLQDLMVPNHNQNGVVYPNDELMVKRQSAGGISGKQKQGIQKQLVELLKRDLDGGGGGGGGGGCGDGGENLVVPRTPTSSAWQEDNGNGNVEGLEPLDLGNRNGGVDGVVVSAATSQPLLQQQAPFTSLLMMPEENRGIVDGDMLWNSNPHGQSSEIWDFHLGRSRDHEESGPLEVTYGSNDSGFMIKNFGELMKETSLTDTKMFRDLYQMNCPVGHDDIKFSNNSNNPTPSQGPATSESNNIPVGRPSLGSAFGEDKGSGASTDLNFMEQSFLMRGDSLRTVGTKADMELLAQNRGNAMLRYKEKKKTRRYDKHIRYESRKARADTRKRVKGRFVKATEAPDG; translated from the exons ATGGCGAGCCCGAAATCCAGAAGCGGGGAGGGCGTGCCCTGCGATTTCTGCACTGATCAGCCGGCGGTTCTCTACTGTAAGGCCGACTCCGCCAAGCTCTGCTTATTCTGCGACCAGCACGTGCACTCCGCCAACTTGCTCTCCCGGAAGCACGTGCGCTCTCAGATCTGTGATAATTGCGCGTCCGAGCCCGTCTCCGTCCGCTGCTCTACCGACAACCTCGTTCTCTGCCAGGAGTGCGATTGGGACGCCCACGGTAGCTGCTCTGTCTCCGCCGCACACGATCGCACCCCTCTCGAGGGCTTCTCCGGCTGCCCCTCCGCGCTCCAGCTCGCCTCCCTGCTGGGCCTCGATCTCCACGACAAGAACGTTCCGGGTCAGCCCGACCCGCAGCTCCAGAACTGGGATATGGGTATGCCCTCCCTGGATTCTTCTTGGAGTGGGATGGGCCTGCAGGACTTGATGGTGCCCAACCACAACCAGAACGGCGTCGTTTACCCGAATGATGAGCTGATGGTGAAGAGACAGAGTGCCGGGGGCATTAGCGGGAAGCAGAAGCAAGGGATACAGAAGCAGCTGGTGGAGTTGCTTAAGAGAGACTTGGAcggtggcggtggcggtggcggtggcggtggTTGTGGTGATGGTGGAGAGAATTTGGTGGTGCCGCGGACGCCAACAAGCAGTGCTTGGCAGGAGGACAATGGAAATGGGAACGTGGAAGGTCTTGAACCGCTTGATCTGGGGAATAGGAATGGAGGTGTTGATGGGGTTGTAGTTTCTGCTGCCACTTCGCAGCCATTGTTGCAGCAACAAGCGCCCTTTACGTCTCTGCTTATGATGCCTGAAGAGAACCGTGGCATTGTCGACGGTGACATGTTGTGGAATAGCAACCCCCATGGTCAGAGCAGTGAG ATATGGGATTTCCATTTAGGACGGTCGAGGGATCATGAAGAATCAGGTCCATTGGAAGTCACATATGGTTCAAACGATTCAGGATTTATGATTAAGAATTTTGGTGAACTTATGAAAGAAACATCTTTGACTGATACAAAAATGTTCAGAGATTTGTACCAGATGAACTGCCCTGTTGGACATGATGATATAAAATTCAGT AACAACTCCAATAACCCCACACCCAGTCAGGGGCCAGCAACATCTGAGAGCAACAACATCCCTGTTGGGCGGCCGTCATTGGGGTCAGCTTTTGGTGAAGACAAAGGCTCTGGTGCTTCTACAGATCTCAATTTTATGGAACAATCTTTTCTGATGAGAGGTGACAGTCTGAGAACGGTAGGCACAAAGGCTGACATGGAGCTACTAGCACAAAACAGAGGCAACGCTATGCTACGTtacaaagagaagaagaaaacccgAAG ATATGATAAGCACATAAGATATGAGTCAAGGAAAGCAAGAGCTGATACTAGGAAGCGAGTCAAGGGTCGATTTGTGAAGGCTACTGAGGCTCCTGATGGTTAG
- the LOC18788840 gene encoding LRR receptor kinase BAK1: MGCRVLLGFLLAAAAVIASVDCNSEGDILNAWKTQLSDPNNVLQSWDPTLVNPCTFFHVTCNSENSVTRLDLGNASLSGPLIPELGNLTNLQYLEVFGNRLSGSIPNEIGNLRNLVSLDLYKNNFTGRIPKSFGHLHFLRFLRVFSNSLIGRIPPNFGNLTSLEILELNSNRLTGPLPFVVLELVRFGQLKHLDVSDNLLAGTVDRTNSTRFRVTTIIQDPQA; this comes from the exons ATGGGTTGTCGAGTTTTGCTGGGTTTTCTgcttgcagcagcagcagtcaTTGCATCAGTGGATTGCAACTCTGAAG GTGATATTCTGAATGCCTGGAAAACCCAGTTGAGCGACCCAAACAATGTCCTTCAGAGCTGGGACCCAACTTTGGTCAACCCATGCACCTTTTTCCACGTTACTTGCAATTCCGAAAACAGCGTTACAAGGCT GGACCTTGGGAATGCAAGCCTGTCAGGACCTCTTATCCCTGAGCTTGGAAACTTGACTAACCTTCAATACTT GGAGGTGTTTGGCAACAGACTGTCTGGATCTATTCCAAATGAAATTGGTAACTTAAGAAACTTGGTCAGCTTGGACCTCTACAAGAACAATTTCACAGGGAGAATTCCAAAATCATTTGGACACTTGCATTTCTTGAGGTTCtt GAGGGTCTTTAGCAATAGCTTGATCGGACGTATTCCTCCAAATTTCGGCAATTTGACATCTTTGGAAATTCT ggAATTAAACAGTAACAGGCTCACTGGCCCTCTACCATTTGTGGTCCTTGAACTGGTTCGATTTGGGCAGCTGAAGCATTT GGACGTCTCAGACAATCTGTTGGCAGGGACTGTAGACCGCACCAATTCAACAA GATTTCGAGTTACCACAATAATACAAGATCCACAAGCTTAG
- the LOC18788266 gene encoding LRR receptor kinase BAK1 has protein sequence MAIWGLLHLVAAAALVLSCPLAPTSANLEGDALYALRRAVNDPKSVLQSWDPTLVDPCTWFHVTCDADNRVTRLDLGNANLSGSLVPELGKLERLQYLELYMNNLMGCIPKELGGLKSLVSLDLYHNNFSGAIPPSLSNLSNLKFLRLNGNRLTGRIPRELTKLQNLKILDVSNNDLCGTFPTSGPFSKFSEESFKNNPRLEGPELMGFVRYDTRGSCK, from the exons ATGGCGATCTGGGGTTTGCTTCatcttgttgctgctgctgccctTGTTCTCTCCTGCCCTTTGGCACCCACAAGTGCAAACTTAGAAG GGGATGCTCTGTACGCGTTGAGAAGAGCTGTGAATGACCCAAAGAGTGTTCTGCAGAGCTGGGATCCCACCTTGGTTGATCCCTGCACTTGGTTTCATGTCACTTGCGACGCTGACAATCGGGTCACACGACT AGACCTTGGAAATGCAAACTTATCGGGCAGTCTAGTACCCGAGTTAGGGAAGCTCGAGCGCCTTCAGTATCT ggAATTGTACATGAACAACTTGATGGGTTGTATACCAAAAGAGCTTGGAGGATTGAAGAGCCTTGTGAGCTTGGATCTCTACCACAATAACTTCTCTGGGGCCATCCCACCCTCCCTTTCCAACCTCTCCAATCTTAAATTCTT GAGACTGAATGGTAACAGACTGACTGGAAGAATTCCAAGGGAACTTACCAAACTTCAGAATCTGAAGATCCT TGATGTATCCAACAACGATTTATGTGGTACTTTCCCAACCTCGGGCCCTTTCTCCAAGTTCTCAGAGGAAAG TTTCAAGAATAACCCAAGATTGGAAGGACCAGAACTGATGGGATTTGTGAGATACGATACCAGAGGGAGCTGCAAATGA
- the LOC18792154 gene encoding uncharacterized protein At2g33490, whose protein sequence is MKTSLRKLRGFALHKHDAKDRRDLRPLPQLDELAQAAQGMQDMRDCYDSLLSAAAATANSAYEFSESLREMGSCLLQKTALNDDEESGRVLLKLGKLQFELHKLVDSYRSHIFQTIAVPSESLLNELQTVEEMKRQCDEKRDVYEYMIKRQKEKGRSRGGKGESFSVQQIQLAREEYDEEATLFIFRLKSLKQGQSRSLLTQAARHHAAQLCFFKKALRSVESVEPHVKLVTEQQHIDYEFNGLDDEGDGNNDDDDNDDDDSDVNDDGELSFDYGQHDHDQDVSTTQNSMELDPVDITFPKVAQVEALKDRFRRNSFSFKGRTAVSQSAPLFAENNSDRAEKMRHRQPSFSRKFHSYALPTPIDKKSSVSTGSDNPVPHTVQTSLSERTQNLWHSSPLEPKNEKAMGDKKVSGINFMNVQSVLKESNNNIASHRLPPPLSGRYLFSEQVPLAASDSKERRRQAFSGPLTSKHWASKPVSSDHHQMFSGPILRNPVSQPLSSSPKVSPSASPTFMSSPKISELHELPRPPASSTSKSSRPLGHSAPLVPRTQMQSATNKPAVSPTAAAQSATNKPVVSPTAAPLPTPPTVARSFSIPSRDPGAMEFHVTEPREGSPVPEMAEDNGSPPLSPLALPNTAK, encoded by the exons ATGAAAACCTCTCTCAGAAAGTTGCGAGGTTTCGCACTTCACAAGCACGATGCTAAGGACCGGAGAGATCTTCGGCCTTTGCCCCAATTGGACGAGCTAGCTCAGGCTGCACAG GGAATGCAAGATATGAGGGACTGCTATGATAGCTTACTTTCTGCAGCTGCAGCCACAGCCAATAGCGCTTATG AATTTTCGGAGTCACTGCGGGAAATGGGTTCTTGTCTTCTTCAGAAAACTGCACtaaatgatgatgaagaaagtG GTAGAGTTCTACTAAAGCTAGGGAAATTGCAATTTGAACTCCACAAACTTGTTGATAGCTAT CGCTCTCATATCTTCCAGACAATTGCAGTTCCATCAGAATCTCTTCTTAATGAACTTCAAACAGTTGAG GAGATGAAGCGTCAATGTGATGAAAAAAG AgatgtatatgagtatatgaTAAAGAGACAGAAAGAGAAAGGGAGGTCAAGAGGTGGAAAAGGAGAGAGCTTTTCTGTGCAGCAAATACAATTGGCTCGCGAAGAATACGATGAGGAGGCAACACTATTTATTTTCCGGTTGAAATCTCTGAAGCAAGGACAATCTCGTAGTCTTCTCACACAGGCAGCTCGTCATCATGCTgctcag TTGTGCTTCTTCAAGAAGGCACTTAGATCTGTGGAGTCAGTAGAGCCACATGTGAAATTGGTAACCGAGCAGCAGCATATTGATTACGAGTTCAATGGGCTAGATGATGAAGGGGATGGCAACaacgatgatgatgataatgacGATGATGATAGCGATGTGAATGATGATGGAGAATTGAGCTTTGACTATGGACAACATGACCATGATCAAGATGTTTCTACAACGCAAAATTCAATGGAG TTGGATCCGGTGGACATTACCTTTCCTAAAGTAGCACAAGTGGAAGCTCTCAAG GACAGATTCCGTAGGAATTCATTTTCCTTTAAGGGTAGGACAGCAGTCAGCCAATCAGCTCCACTTTTTGCTGAAAATAACTCAGATCGAGCAGAAAAAATGAGACATAGGCAGCCATCATTCTCACGAAAGTTCCACTCGTATGCACTACCTACACCAATTGATAAGAAGAGTTCAGTTTCTACGGGATCAGATAATCCAGTGCCCCACACTGTACAGACAAGTTTAAGTGAGCGAACGCAGAATTTGTGGCATTCATCACCTTTGGAACCAAAGAACGAAAAAGCCATGGGAGATAAGAAAGTTTCTGGAATCAATTTTATGAATGTGCAGTCAGTACTCAAAGAGAGCAACAATAATATTGCATCGCATCGATTACCCCCTCCTCTCTCAGGTCGGTATTTGTTTTCGGAGCAGGTTCCACTGGCTGCTTCTGACtcgaaagaaagaagaagacaagcaTTCTCTGGTCCATTGACAAGTAAGCATTGGGCTTCCAAGCCCGTCTCCTCAGATCACCACCAAATGTTTTCTGGACCTATATTACGAAATCCAGTGTCTCAACCTCTGTCATCTTCGCCTAAAGTATCCCCAAGTGCTTCACCTACCTTTATGTCCTCGCCTAAAATAAGTGAGCTTCATGAGCTTCCAAGGCCCCCTGCTAGTTCAACCTCTAAGTCTTCAAGACCTCTTGGTCATTCAGCTCCCTTGGTTCCTAGAACACAAATGCAATCTGCAACAAATAAACCAGCGGTTTCACCTACAGCAGCAGCTCAATCTGCAACAAATAAACCAGTGGTGTCACCTACAGCAGCTCCTCTGCCAACACCTCCAACTGTCGCCCGTAGTTTCTCTATACCCTCGAGGGATCCTGGAGCTATGGAGTTTCATGTAACCGAACCACGAGAAGGTTCCCCTGTTCCTGAAATGGCTGAAGACAATGGTTCACCTCCTTTGAGTCCACTAGCCTTACCTAACACAGCTAAGTGA